From a single Acidimicrobiia bacterium genomic region:
- the ccrA gene encoding crotonyl-CoA carboxylase/reductase — MSVEQIRQAVLEGASGDEIASIPLPESYKAAVVRKEDVGMFEGLAHQDKDPRKSVHIENVPLPELGPDEAYIAVMASSINYNTVWTSIFEPIPTFAFLEKYGKLSDATKKHDLPYHVMGSDASGVVLRVGEAVRRWKPGDRVTVHCNVVDLQDPEGHEDSMLDPNQKIWGFETNFGGLAEIALVKANALMPKPKHLTWEEAASPGLVNSTTYRMLVGENAARMRQGQVVLIWGAAGGLGGFACQYVLNGGGFPVAIVSSPKKAEILRSMGVEWIIDRKAEGFRFWDEEGNPNVSEFRRLGKAIRDLTGGEDPDIVFEHTGRDTFAASVFLAKRGGTVVTCASTSGYMHIYDNRYLWMNLKRIIGSHFANYNEAWEANRLVALGKIHPILSKTYTLDETGQAAYEVHHNLHVGKLGILCMAPQTGLGIDDPELRQKVGEESLNRFKGK; from the coding sequence ATGTCTGTAGAACAAATCCGGCAAGCCGTTCTAGAGGGAGCTTCGGGCGACGAGATAGCTTCGATCCCATTGCCTGAGTCATACAAAGCTGCCGTCGTCCGTAAGGAAGATGTCGGTATGTTCGAAGGCTTAGCTCACCAGGACAAGGATCCCAGGAAGTCTGTCCATATCGAAAATGTCCCGCTGCCCGAGCTCGGTCCGGACGAGGCATATATCGCTGTTATGGCCTCTTCCATCAACTACAACACGGTTTGGACTTCGATTTTCGAACCGATACCCACCTTCGCGTTTCTCGAGAAATACGGAAAGCTTTCCGACGCGACAAAGAAACACGACCTTCCATACCATGTGATGGGATCGGACGCTTCGGGTGTCGTCCTCAGGGTCGGCGAAGCCGTAAGGCGCTGGAAGCCTGGGGATAGAGTCACTGTTCATTGCAACGTCGTAGATCTTCAGGATCCAGAAGGCCACGAGGACTCGATGCTCGATCCAAACCAGAAAATTTGGGGATTCGAGACCAACTTCGGAGGCTTAGCAGAAATCGCACTTGTGAAAGCCAACGCCTTGATGCCAAAGCCCAAGCACCTCACGTGGGAGGAGGCGGCCTCGCCTGGACTTGTCAACTCGACAACTTATCGAATGCTAGTAGGAGAGAATGCCGCCCGGATGCGGCAGGGACAGGTAGTGCTCATCTGGGGAGCTGCTGGGGGGCTCGGGGGGTTCGCCTGTCAGTACGTGCTCAATGGGGGCGGATTCCCCGTGGCTATCGTGTCCAGTCCTAAAAAAGCGGAAATTCTCCGCTCCATGGGGGTTGAGTGGATCATAGACAGAAAAGCGGAAGGCTTTCGATTCTGGGACGAAGAAGGAAATCCAAATGTTTCGGAGTTCAGAAGACTCGGAAAGGCGATACGAGACCTAACCGGGGGCGAGGATCCCGACATTGTCTTTGAGCACACCGGACGAGACACCTTTGCAGCATCGGTGTTTTTAGCCAAGCGTGGGGGAACAGTTGTGACCTGTGCGTCGACCTCCGGTTACATGCACATCTATGACAACCGCTACTTGTGGATGAACCTCAAGCGCATTATCGGATCACACTTTGCCAACTACAACGAAGCGTGGGAAGCCAATAGACTCGTCGCGCTTGGCAAAATTCACCCAATTCTTTCTAAGACTTACACTCTCGACGAGACTGGTCAGGCGGCTTACGAGGTGCACCACAATCTGCACGTCGGAAAGCTTGGGATTTTGTGCATGGCACCCCAGACTGGCCTAGGTATCGATGATCCAGAGCTGCGACAGAAGGTTGGGGAGGAGAGCCTCAATAGATTCAAGGGCAAGTGA
- a CDS encoding protein meaA yields MWTHSQPAAPSVEGRRVFQSKVQLCVDGLRLRLVDPSRPSEQGEREGMAEKDRPWIMRTYSGHTSAEASNALYRTNLAKGQTGLSVAFDLPTQLGYDPDDPMAQGEVGKVGVPITSIADMERLFEGIPLEKMNTSMTINATAPWLLALYVAVAERQRAPVDQLRGTTQNDIVKEYLSRGTYIFPPRPSMRLTVDVIAFTAKHMPKWNPVNVCSYHLQEAGATPVQELAYALTTAIAILDACRQSGQISEDEFPFVVGRISFFVNAGIRFIEEMCKLRAFALLWDEITRERYGVNDERFRRFRYGVQVNSLGLTEVQPENNIIRIAYEALGVTLSKRARASAIQLPAWNEALGLPRPWDQQWSLRIQQILAYETDLLEYPDIFDGSPVIEKKVSDMAEEARAEIQKVLEMGGALEAVESGYIKSQLVASNAERLRRIESGEQIVVGLNAFTEAEPSPLVAQDGHAILRVSPEAESAQIEKVREWRSRRDNEAVKKAIAELQDAAKSGENIMPVSIRAAHAGVTTGEWGAALREVFGEYRPPTGISSVVAPAVAESLGEVRKKVQAVSKRLGHPIRMLIGKPGLDGHSNAAEQLALRARDAGVEVIYEGIRLLPEQIARAAVEEGVDLVGVSILSGSHMELVQRLLEKMREEGATEVPLVVGGIIPPEDAVKLEELGVAKVYTPQDYDPTQVVSELVDIVADSSSKRVS; encoded by the coding sequence ATGTGGACGCACTCGCAGCCCGCAGCACCTAGCGTAGAAGGCAGACGGGTTTTCCAATCCAAGGTACAACTATGCGTTGACGGTCTCCGCTTGAGACTCGTCGATCCTTCTCGACCCAGTGAGCAGGGAGAGCGTGAGGGAATGGCCGAAAAAGACCGCCCGTGGATAATGCGAACGTACTCCGGTCACACTTCTGCAGAGGCGTCTAACGCGCTCTACCGGACGAACCTAGCAAAGGGCCAGACCGGGCTGTCTGTTGCATTCGACCTCCCCACCCAGCTCGGATACGACCCCGATGACCCCATGGCACAGGGAGAAGTGGGTAAAGTGGGCGTCCCTATTACCAGCATCGCTGACATGGAAAGGCTTTTCGAAGGAATCCCTCTCGAAAAGATGAACACCTCGATGACCATCAACGCTACAGCGCCCTGGTTGCTAGCACTATACGTAGCGGTTGCCGAACGCCAACGAGCGCCAGTAGATCAGCTGAGAGGAACTACCCAGAACGACATAGTCAAAGAGTACCTCTCCAGAGGAACTTACATATTTCCCCCACGCCCTTCAATGCGACTTACAGTCGATGTAATAGCGTTTACCGCTAAACATATGCCCAAATGGAACCCGGTAAACGTTTGCTCCTATCACTTGCAAGAGGCCGGCGCGACGCCCGTTCAAGAACTTGCGTATGCATTGACAACTGCTATCGCAATCTTAGACGCCTGCAGGCAATCCGGTCAGATCTCGGAGGACGAGTTTCCCTTCGTTGTGGGTCGCATATCCTTTTTTGTAAACGCAGGGATTAGATTCATCGAGGAGATGTGCAAACTTCGGGCGTTCGCCCTCTTGTGGGACGAGATAACCAGGGAAAGATACGGGGTGAACGACGAACGCTTTAGGCGCTTCCGTTATGGCGTGCAAGTCAACTCCTTGGGACTCACTGAAGTACAGCCCGAGAACAACATCATCAGAATCGCGTACGAAGCTCTGGGGGTTACGTTATCTAAACGAGCCAGAGCCAGCGCCATCCAGCTTCCCGCCTGGAACGAAGCCTTGGGGCTTCCCAGACCATGGGACCAGCAGTGGTCCCTCAGAATCCAACAGATACTCGCCTACGAGACAGATCTCCTGGAGTACCCAGATATCTTCGATGGATCTCCAGTTATAGAGAAGAAAGTCTCCGACATGGCAGAAGAGGCTCGCGCGGAGATTCAAAAAGTCCTGGAAATGGGCGGGGCTCTAGAGGCTGTGGAGTCAGGATACATCAAGTCGCAGTTGGTCGCCTCGAACGCCGAGCGGCTCCGCAGAATCGAAAGTGGAGAACAGATCGTCGTGGGATTGAACGCCTTCACTGAAGCAGAGCCGTCACCGCTTGTGGCGCAAGACGGACATGCAATCTTGAGGGTCTCTCCCGAGGCAGAATCAGCCCAGATCGAGAAAGTGCGAGAGTGGCGCTCACGCCGTGATAATGAAGCTGTCAAAAAAGCGATCGCAGAGCTCCAGGATGCGGCGAAAAGTGGGGAAAACATAATGCCTGTGTCTATACGAGCTGCTCACGCTGGCGTTACGACTGGAGAGTGGGGAGCCGCTTTGCGAGAAGTGTTCGGTGAGTATAGACCTCCCACAGGAATCTCCTCGGTCGTCGCCCCTGCTGTAGCCGAGTCTTTGGGAGAGGTTCGAAAGAAGGTGCAGGCTGTATCCAAACGACTTGGACACCCTATACGAATGCTCATAGGAAAGCCGGGTTTAGATGGTCACTCCAATGCTGCAGAACAGTTGGCTTTGCGAGCTCGAGACGCTGGCGTAGAAGTCATTTACGAGGGGATTCGGCTACTTCCCGAACAAATTGCTCGAGCAGCAGTCGAAGAGGGGGTCGACCTTGTGGGCGTGTCGATCCTCTCTGGTAGTCACATGGAGCTGGTTCAGCGCCTTCTCGAGAAAATGAGGGAGGAGGGCGCAACAGAAGTACCACTAGTTGTGGGAGGAATCATTCCTCCCGAAGACGCAGTCAAGCTTGAGGAGCTGGGCGTAGCGAAGGTATACACGCCCCAGGACTACGACCCAACGCAGGTTGTGTCCGAGCTAGTAGACATCGTCGCCGATTCATCGAGCAAGCGTGTTAGCTAA